A genomic segment from Streptomyces sp. NBC_00237 encodes:
- a CDS encoding histidine phosphatase family protein yields MARPRRIVLVRHGESEGNADDTVYEREPDHALRLTDTGWQQARTAGGRLRELFGDERISAYVSPYRRTHETFRAFDLDPERVRVREEPRLREQDWGNWQDRDDVRLQKAYRDAYGHFFYRFAQGESGADVYDRVGAFLESLYRSFEAADHPENVLIVTHGLTMRLFCMRWFHWSVAEFESLSNPGNAEMRVLELGDDGRYTMDRPFAHWCTPESYGATG; encoded by the coding sequence ATGGCACGACCGCGACGCATCGTCCTCGTCCGGCACGGCGAATCCGAGGGCAACGCCGATGACACCGTCTACGAGCGCGAGCCCGACCATGCCCTGAGGCTCACGGACACCGGCTGGCAGCAGGCCCGTACGGCGGGCGGGCGGCTGCGGGAGCTCTTCGGCGACGAGCGGATCAGCGCGTACGTCTCGCCCTACCGGCGCACCCACGAGACCTTCCGCGCCTTCGACCTCGACCCGGAGCGCGTACGGGTCCGGGAGGAGCCCCGGCTGCGCGAGCAGGACTGGGGGAACTGGCAGGACCGCGACGACGTACGCCTTCAGAAGGCGTACCGGGACGCCTATGGGCACTTCTTCTACCGCTTCGCCCAGGGGGAGTCTGGTGCGGACGTCTACGACCGTGTGGGGGCCTTCCTGGAGAGCCTCTACCGCAGCTTCGAGGCGGCCGACCACCCGGAGAACGTCCTGATCGTCACGCACGGGCTGACCATGCGGTTGTTCTGCATGCGCTGGTTCCACTGGTCCGTCGCCGAATTCGAGTCGCTGTCCAATCCCGGCAACGCCGAGATGCGGGTGCTGGAGCTGGGCGACGACGGGCGGTACACGATGGACCGGCCGTTCGCGCACTGGTGCACCCCGGAGTCCTACGGGGCCACCGGTTAG
- a CDS encoding ADP-ribosylglycohydrolase family protein translates to MTADSDSDPRFERALDSLRGLSVGDALGSQFFVPANYPLLKRRELPEGPWQWTDDTEMAASVLAVLAGQGRIDQDVLVRSFADHHDFDRGYGPAVNRMLRLIREGGDWRELAAALFDGRGSWGNGAAMRIAPLGAWYADDPEQATHQAEISAYVTHQHREAVMGAMAVAAAAAFAADPAGPPTPAALLDGVIALVPRSAVGAGLRRARDMLDYDDANTVAAVLGCGRRTSAHDTVPFALWAAARGLGDFEGAFWRTAQVGGDVDTNCAIVGGVLAGTRAGRPPERWLEQTEVLPQWLPERVG, encoded by the coding sequence ATGACCGCTGACTCCGATTCCGACCCGCGCTTCGAGCGCGCGCTCGACAGCCTGCGAGGGCTGTCCGTGGGAGACGCACTGGGCTCCCAGTTCTTCGTACCCGCCAACTACCCCCTGCTCAAGCGCCGGGAACTGCCCGAAGGACCGTGGCAGTGGACCGACGACACCGAGATGGCCGCGTCCGTGCTGGCCGTACTCGCCGGGCAGGGAAGGATCGACCAGGACGTCCTCGTACGCTCCTTCGCCGACCACCACGACTTCGACCGAGGCTACGGGCCCGCGGTCAACCGCATGCTGCGGCTGATCCGCGAGGGCGGCGACTGGCGGGAACTGGCCGCCGCGCTGTTCGACGGACGCGGCTCCTGGGGGAACGGCGCCGCGATGCGGATCGCGCCGCTCGGCGCCTGGTACGCGGACGACCCGGAGCAGGCCACCCACCAGGCCGAGATCTCCGCGTACGTCACCCACCAGCACCGGGAAGCGGTGATGGGTGCCATGGCGGTCGCCGCCGCTGCCGCCTTCGCGGCGGACCCGGCCGGACCGCCGACGCCCGCGGCACTGCTCGACGGCGTGATCGCGCTCGTCCCGCGCAGCGCGGTCGGGGCGGGATTGCGCAGGGCGCGCGACATGCTGGACTACGACGACGCGAACACGGTCGCGGCGGTGCTGGGCTGCGGCAGGCGCACCAGCGCGCACGACACCGTGCCGTTCGCCCTGTGGGCGGCCGCGCGCGGGCTCGGTGACTTCGAGGGCGCCTTCTGGCGGACCGCGCAGGTCGGCGGGGACGTCGACACGAACTGCGCCATCGTCGGCGGGGTGCTCGCGGGTACGCGGGCGGGCCGCCCGCCGGAGCGCTGGCTGGAGCAGACCGAGGTGCTGCCGCAGTGGCTGCCGGAGCGGGTGGGCTGA